One window from the genome of Mus pahari unplaced genomic scaffold, PAHARI_EIJ_v1.1 scaffold_7801_1, whole genome shotgun sequence encodes:
- the LOC110315472 gene encoding olfactory receptor 24-like, whose product MNCSQAPTLILLGLSSEREKWQPLFSIFLVVYLLGILGNLLLLLAIGADVHLHTPMYFFLSQLSLVDLCFITTTAPKMLEALWTGDGSISFSGCLTQLYFFAVFADMDNLLLAVMAIDRYAAICHPLRYSVLMTPFRCGVLVGGSWGVTNCVSLTHTLLLSKLYFHTNQEIPHFFCEFGPLLLLSCSDTHLNKILVIVLVGILGISAVICIVSSYGCIFYAVAKVPSAQRKRKALSTCSSHLSVVLLFYSTVFATYLKPPSSSRSSEEVVAAVMYTLVTPTLNPFIYSLRNKDVKSSLRRILNMELSQ is encoded by the coding sequence ATGAACTGCAGTCAGGCTCCTACATTAATCCTCTTGGGACTGTCTAGTGAACGAGAGAAATGGCAGCCCCTCTTTAGCATCTTTCTTGTTGTCTACTTGCTGGGAATTTTAGGGAACCTGCTACTTCTGTTAGCTATTGGTGCTGATGTccacctccacacccccatgtaTTTTTTCCTCAGTCAGCTCTCACTTGTGGATCTTTGCTTCATCACCACCACAGCCCCTAAAATGCTGGAGGCTCTGTGGACTGGAGATGGATCAATCTCATTCTCTGGATGCCTGACTCAGTTGTACTTCTTTGCTGTTTTTGCTGATATGGATAACCTGCTTCTAGCAGTCATGGCTATTGACCGCTATGCTGCTATCTGCCACCCACTGCGCTACTCAGTTCTCATGACTCCTTTTAGATGTGGGGTTCTGGTCGGTGGGTCATGGGGAGTAACTAATTGTGTGTCTCTGACCCATACTTTGTTGCTTTCTAAGTTATATTTTCATACCAATCAAGAGATTCctcatttcttctgtgaatttGGGCCTCTCTTATTGCTCTCCTGCTCAGATACTCACCTCAATAAAATCCTGGTGATAGTTTTGGTTGGAATTTTAGGAATCAGTGCAGTTATCTGCATTGTAAGTTCTTATGGTTGTATTTTTTATGCTGTGGCTAAAGTTCCATCagcacagaggaaaaggaaagcatTGTCCACATGCAGTTCCCACCTCTCTGTGGTCCTCCTTTTCTACAGCACAGTCTTTGCTACCTACCTGAAGCCCCCATCTAGTTCTCGTTCCTCTGAGGAGGTGGTAGCTGCTGTCATGTATACTCTGGTAACACCCACTCTGAATCCCTTCATTTATAGTCTGAGAAACAAGGATGTTAAAAGTTCATTGAGAAGAATCCTAAACATGGAGTTGTCTCAGTAA
- the LOC110315468 gene encoding HLA class I histocompatibility antigen, alpha chain G isoform X1 — translation MGSSSNRALLHMVVVSLAVTQTGAGSHSLRYFHTAVSRPCRGEPQYISVGYVDDMQFQRCDSIEEIPRMEPRAPWMEKERPEYWKELKLKVKNIAQSARANLRTLLRYYNQSEGGPNPAGGRNQGRWPRLTPWLWLGSHILQWMVSCEVGPDMRLLGAHYQAAYDGSDYITLNEDLRTWTAVDMVSQITKSKFESAGTAEYFRAYVEGECLELLHRFLQNGKEILQRADPPKAHVAYHPRPDGDVTLRCWALGFYPADIILTWQRDGEDLTQDMELVETRPSGDGTFQKWAAVVVPSGEEQRYTCYVHHEGLPEPFALKWGRSSQSSVVTVVIIASLVLLGSVLTIVVCKRRGAGERCINYTQTASRNSD, via the exons ATGGGGTCCTCAAGCAACCGCGCTCTCCTGCACATGGTGGTGGTCTCTTTGGCTGTTACCCAAACAGGTGCTG GCTCACATTCACTGCGCtatttccacactgctgtgtCACGGCCTTGTCGTGGGGAGCCCCAGTATATCTCTGTGGGCTACGTGGACGACATGCAGTTTCAGCGCTGTGATAGCATTGAGGAGATTCCGAGGATGGAGCCACGTGCACCTTGGATGGAGAAGGAAAGACCAGAGTACTGGAAGGAGCTGAAACTGAAGGTCAAGAACATTGCACAAAGTGCCAGAGCAAACCTTCGGACCTTGCTCCGCTACTACAACCAGAGTGAAGGCG GTCCAAATCCTGCTGGTGGGCGGAACCAGGGGAGGTGGCCCAGGCTGACACCCTGGTTGTGGCTAGGCTCTCACATCCTGCAGTGGATGGTTTCCTGTGAGGTAGGGCCAGACATGCGCCTTCTTGGAGCCCACTATCAGGCTGCGTATGATGGCTCGGATTACATCACCCTGAATGAAGACCTGCGCACCTGGACTGCAGTGGACATGGTGTCTCAGATCACGAAGAGCAAGTTCGAGTCAGCAGGCACAGCAGAGTACTTCAGGGCCTATGTGGAGGGAGAGTGCCTGGAGCTGCTTCACAGATTCCTGCAGAATGGCAAGGAGATTCTTCAGCGAGCAG ATCCCCCAAAGGCACATGTGGCCTATCACCCTAGACCTGACGGTGATGTCACCTTGAGATGCTGGGCCTTGGGCTTCTACCCTGCTGATATCATCCTGACCTGGCAGAGGGACGGAGAGGACCTGACCCAGGACATGGAGCTTGTGGAGACGAGGCCTTCAGGGGATGGGACATTCCAGAAGTGGGCAGCTGTGGTGGTGCCTTCTGGAGAGGAGCAGAGATACACATGCTATGTGCACCATGAGGGGCTACCTGAGCCCTTTGCCCTGAAATGGG GAAGGTCTTCTCAATCATCTGTCGTCACCGTGGTCATCATTGCTAGTCTGGTTCTCCTGGGAAGTGTTCTCACTATTGTGGTGTGCAAGAGGAGGGGTGCAG GGGAAAGATGCATCAATTATACTCAGACTGCCA GCAGGAACAGTGATTAA
- the LOC110315468 gene encoding class I histocompatibility antigen, Gogo-B*0103 alpha chain isoform X2 has protein sequence MGSSSNRALLHMVVVSLAVTQTGAGSHSLRYFHTAVSRPCRGEPQYISVGYVDDMQFQRCDSIEEIPRMEPRAPWMEKERPEYWKELKLKVKNIAQSARANLRTLLRYYNQSEGGSHILQWMVSCEVGPDMRLLGAHYQAAYDGSDYITLNEDLRTWTAVDMVSQITKSKFESAGTAEYFRAYVEGECLELLHRFLQNGKEILQRADPPKAHVAYHPRPDGDVTLRCWALGFYPADIILTWQRDGEDLTQDMELVETRPSGDGTFQKWAAVVVPSGEEQRYTCYVHHEGLPEPFALKWGRSSQSSVVTVVIIASLVLLGSVLTIVVCKRRGAGERCINYTQTASRNSD, from the exons ATGGGGTCCTCAAGCAACCGCGCTCTCCTGCACATGGTGGTGGTCTCTTTGGCTGTTACCCAAACAGGTGCTG GCTCACATTCACTGCGCtatttccacactgctgtgtCACGGCCTTGTCGTGGGGAGCCCCAGTATATCTCTGTGGGCTACGTGGACGACATGCAGTTTCAGCGCTGTGATAGCATTGAGGAGATTCCGAGGATGGAGCCACGTGCACCTTGGATGGAGAAGGAAAGACCAGAGTACTGGAAGGAGCTGAAACTGAAGGTCAAGAACATTGCACAAAGTGCCAGAGCAAACCTTCGGACCTTGCTCCGCTACTACAACCAGAGTGAAGGCG GCTCTCACATCCTGCAGTGGATGGTTTCCTGTGAGGTAGGGCCAGACATGCGCCTTCTTGGAGCCCACTATCAGGCTGCGTATGATGGCTCGGATTACATCACCCTGAATGAAGACCTGCGCACCTGGACTGCAGTGGACATGGTGTCTCAGATCACGAAGAGCAAGTTCGAGTCAGCAGGCACAGCAGAGTACTTCAGGGCCTATGTGGAGGGAGAGTGCCTGGAGCTGCTTCACAGATTCCTGCAGAATGGCAAGGAGATTCTTCAGCGAGCAG ATCCCCCAAAGGCACATGTGGCCTATCACCCTAGACCTGACGGTGATGTCACCTTGAGATGCTGGGCCTTGGGCTTCTACCCTGCTGATATCATCCTGACCTGGCAGAGGGACGGAGAGGACCTGACCCAGGACATGGAGCTTGTGGAGACGAGGCCTTCAGGGGATGGGACATTCCAGAAGTGGGCAGCTGTGGTGGTGCCTTCTGGAGAGGAGCAGAGATACACATGCTATGTGCACCATGAGGGGCTACCTGAGCCCTTTGCCCTGAAATGGG GAAGGTCTTCTCAATCATCTGTCGTCACCGTGGTCATCATTGCTAGTCTGGTTCTCCTGGGAAGTGTTCTCACTATTGTGGTGTGCAAGAGGAGGGGTGCAG GGGAAAGATGCATCAATTATACTCAGACTGCCA GCAGGAACAGTGATTAA
- the LOC110315468 gene encoding class I histocompatibility antigen, Gogo-B*0101 alpha chain isoform X3: MGSSSNRALLHMVVVSLAVTQTGAGSHSLRYFHTAVSRPCRGEPQYISVGYVDDMQFQRCDSIEEIPRMEPRAPWMEKERPEYWKELKLKVKNIAQSARANLRTLLRYYNQSEGGPDMRLLGAHYQAAYDGSDYITLNEDLRTWTAVDMVSQITKSKFESAGTAEYFRAYVEGECLELLHRFLQNGKEILQRADPPKAHVAYHPRPDGDVTLRCWALGFYPADIILTWQRDGEDLTQDMELVETRPSGDGTFQKWAAVVVPSGEEQRYTCYVHHEGLPEPFALKWGRSSQSSVVTVVIIASLVLLGSVLTIVVCKRRGAGERCINYTQTASRNSD, translated from the exons ATGGGGTCCTCAAGCAACCGCGCTCTCCTGCACATGGTGGTGGTCTCTTTGGCTGTTACCCAAACAGGTGCTG GCTCACATTCACTGCGCtatttccacactgctgtgtCACGGCCTTGTCGTGGGGAGCCCCAGTATATCTCTGTGGGCTACGTGGACGACATGCAGTTTCAGCGCTGTGATAGCATTGAGGAGATTCCGAGGATGGAGCCACGTGCACCTTGGATGGAGAAGGAAAGACCAGAGTACTGGAAGGAGCTGAAACTGAAGGTCAAGAACATTGCACAAAGTGCCAGAGCAAACCTTCGGACCTTGCTCCGCTACTACAACCAGAGTGAAGGCG GGCCAGACATGCGCCTTCTTGGAGCCCACTATCAGGCTGCGTATGATGGCTCGGATTACATCACCCTGAATGAAGACCTGCGCACCTGGACTGCAGTGGACATGGTGTCTCAGATCACGAAGAGCAAGTTCGAGTCAGCAGGCACAGCAGAGTACTTCAGGGCCTATGTGGAGGGAGAGTGCCTGGAGCTGCTTCACAGATTCCTGCAGAATGGCAAGGAGATTCTTCAGCGAGCAG ATCCCCCAAAGGCACATGTGGCCTATCACCCTAGACCTGACGGTGATGTCACCTTGAGATGCTGGGCCTTGGGCTTCTACCCTGCTGATATCATCCTGACCTGGCAGAGGGACGGAGAGGACCTGACCCAGGACATGGAGCTTGTGGAGACGAGGCCTTCAGGGGATGGGACATTCCAGAAGTGGGCAGCTGTGGTGGTGCCTTCTGGAGAGGAGCAGAGATACACATGCTATGTGCACCATGAGGGGCTACCTGAGCCCTTTGCCCTGAAATGGG GAAGGTCTTCTCAATCATCTGTCGTCACCGTGGTCATCATTGCTAGTCTGGTTCTCCTGGGAAGTGTTCTCACTATTGTGGTGTGCAAGAGGAGGGGTGCAG GGGAAAGATGCATCAATTATACTCAGACTGCCA GCAGGAACAGTGATTAA